The following proteins are co-located in the Heliorestis convoluta genome:
- a CDS encoding two-component system sensor histidine kinase NtrB gives MKGKNLVFILLLSGIFFMPLLIIDGVYSYILLKNYDVTNRDNILFLLFSTQGIIYIAMILMLLGLFHYYPVLPDHIKNLKKRRSVKYASQPLSIMAKEQSEFFTRTLQSIPSTVLVLDRDGRILQSNQSKIFGHPCKQGVHYLEFVNVLGVCPEKSVVWKSFQQQKAVSEISKIWTNISQEDIRNIYVITEPMFDEEGEFDALVAIFLDITEHTPLAEQLKALNNPEFVANVAATIGHEVGNPLTTVRGFAQLLQRDKNMTTEQKIALQWVIKETDRAISVIDDLVRLARTHSYYNYQSVNMRGLLQSISILFEKQIKQCNGQLHFEVPMHLNVYGDLKRLRQVILQLLQNAVQALPEKGGQIWIAVKQEDQQRIQIDIRDNGKGISPQQLEQIRRPFFTTKEMATGLGLPLAYQIIEEHQGYIEIFSEEGQGTLVRINLPDEKASVMMATSA, from the coding sequence ATGAAGGGGAAAAACCTTGTCTTTATACTTTTATTATCAGGGATTTTCTTTATGCCGCTTCTAATTATTGATGGTGTTTATAGTTATATATTGTTGAAAAATTACGATGTAACCAATCGTGATAACATACTTTTCCTTTTATTTTCAACACAAGGAATCATTTATATAGCTATGATTCTCATGCTACTTGGTTTGTTCCACTACTATCCTGTCTTGCCTGACCATATAAAAAACTTGAAAAAAAGAAGAAGCGTCAAGTACGCTTCCCAACCATTATCTATAATGGCTAAAGAACAAAGTGAGTTCTTTACACGAACCTTACAATCCATTCCGTCAACAGTCCTAGTGCTGGATCGAGATGGACGAATCTTGCAAAGCAATCAAAGTAAGATTTTTGGTCATCCTTGTAAGCAAGGTGTCCATTACCTCGAATTTGTCAATGTTCTAGGAGTCTGTCCAGAAAAAAGTGTCGTATGGAAAAGTTTTCAGCAACAAAAAGCAGTCAGTGAGATTTCAAAGATATGGACAAATATTTCCCAAGAAGATATTCGCAATATTTATGTAATAACAGAGCCTATGTTTGATGAAGAAGGAGAGTTTGATGCTCTTGTAGCCATTTTTCTTGATATTACAGAACATACACCTTTGGCAGAGCAACTAAAGGCTTTGAACAACCCTGAATTTGTGGCCAACGTTGCTGCAACGATTGGTCATGAAGTTGGCAATCCCTTAACGACAGTGCGAGGATTTGCCCAACTATTACAACGGGACAAAAATATGACGACAGAACAAAAAATAGCTCTACAGTGGGTTATAAAAGAAACAGATCGCGCCATCTCTGTCATTGATGATCTAGTTCGACTGGCCCGAACACATAGTTATTACAATTATCAGTCTGTGAATATGAGAGGTCTTTTACAATCCATTTCCATTCTTTTTGAGAAGCAAATCAAACAATGTAATGGACAGCTCCACTTCGAGGTACCGATGCATCTTAACGTCTATGGTGATCTCAAACGCTTGCGTCAAGTCATCTTACAGCTTCTGCAAAACGCTGTACAAGCCCTTCCAGAAAAAGGTGGTCAGATCTGGATAGCGGTAAAGCAAGAAGATCAACAAAGAATACAAATTGATATTCGAGACAATGGAAAAGGCATATCTCCACAGCAACTAGAGCAAATTCGAAGACCTTTCTTCACAACAAAAGAGATGGCCACGGGGTTAGGACTTCCTTTGGCTTACCAGATCATAGAAGAACACCAAGGATATATTGAAATTTTTTCTGAAGAAGGACAAGGTACACTGGTGAGAATTAACTTGCCCGATGAAAAGGCAAGCGTCATGATGGCTACAAGCGCTTGA
- a CDS encoding arsenic resistance protein produces MTQKIFYWPSKSPALSIPLALFLGFFIGLYVDTAFLSTWILIFTILMIYPTMIGVKLQEAVNLKHGKVVGLSLLINFFMIPFLAWGLGVTFLSHDPMMIAGLAIAGLLPTSGMTISWTMLHKGNVPAAVKMTTLSLVIGSLIAPFYLLFMIGQYVAIDLAKTILTIVTIVFLPLVAGHFTFQYLLKKHGPEQFQKKIKPTLPAFSFWAMLVVVFSSISMKAQDLLQSPAVIVTILLTLALFYLLNFTLSTLIARFTLNRADGIALVYGTVMRNLSIALGLAITAFGPQAALVVTLAFILQVQAAAWYGKVADRFGFFEKTTAQSSAESSSK; encoded by the coding sequence ATGACTCAAAAAATTTTTTATTGGCCTTCTAAAAGTCCTGCCCTAAGTATTCCTTTGGCGCTTTTTCTAGGCTTTTTTATAGGGCTTTATGTAGACACAGCCTTTTTGAGTACTTGGATTCTGATTTTTACGATTTTGATGATTTATCCTACCATGATTGGCGTGAAGCTCCAAGAAGCAGTAAATCTAAAGCACGGAAAAGTGGTTGGCCTTTCTTTGTTAATCAATTTCTTTATGATTCCTTTTCTGGCCTGGGGCCTTGGTGTCACCTTCTTATCTCATGACCCTATGATGATTGCTGGATTGGCCATTGCTGGTTTGTTGCCGACAAGCGGGATGACGATTTCCTGGACTATGTTACACAAAGGCAATGTGCCTGCTGCTGTAAAAATGACAACTTTAAGCCTGGTCATTGGATCCTTGATTGCTCCTTTTTATCTACTTTTTATGATTGGACAATATGTAGCGATTGATCTGGCTAAGACGATTCTTACCATTGTGACGATTGTCTTTCTTCCTCTTGTTGCAGGACACTTTACGTTTCAATATCTTTTGAAAAAGCATGGACCCGAACAATTTCAGAAAAAAATAAAGCCAACTTTGCCGGCTTTTAGTTTTTGGGCTATGCTTGTTGTTGTTTTTTCTTCCATTTCTATGAAAGCCCAAGATCTCTTGCAAAGTCCTGCTGTCATCGTAACAATTTTACTCACGCTGGCTCTTTTTTATCTATTGAACTTTACATTAAGCACCCTTATCGCACGATTTACGCTAAATCGCGCTGATGGGATTGCACTCGTTTATGGCACTGTTATGCGCAATTTATCGATTGCTCTTGGGTTGGCCATTACAGCCTTTGGACCCCAGGCCGCTCTGGTTGTTACGCTTGCCTTTATCTTGCAAGTACAAGCAGCAGCCTGGTATGGAAAAGTGGCTGACAGATTTGGCTTTTTCGAAAAAACAACAGCGCAGTCATCGGCTGAAAGTTCGAGCAAGTAA
- a CDS encoding symporter small accessory protein, producing the protein MLGLHDPWIAAAYLLSLISTILCIVFAAWGWQRED; encoded by the coding sequence ATGCTGGGATTGCATGACCCCTGGATTGCAGCGGCTTATCTGCTAAGCCTAATTTCAACCATACTTTGCATCGTCTTTGCAGCCTGGGGCTGGCAACGGGAAGATTAA
- a CDS encoding sodium:solute symporter family protein, which produces MDSTLLYAMAILYLGATVYLGYLGYRHTRSAKDYMIAGGNIHPFLMAMAYGSTFISTSAIVGFGGAAGVYGLSLLWLTVCTILVGVFIAFMFYGVKTRKMAHSLGVHSFPEFLGARFQSPFIRRFSAVVISISMPLYAAAVMIGGARYMEQALAMNYQTALLIFAVIVMAYVFFGGLRGVIYNDALQSSIMFFGMVTLLILTYKQLGGITVAHEKLHSMVDLVPAALAEKGHMGWASMPQFGSEIWWFVMSTLVLGVGIGVLAQPQLAVRYMTVSSSKEIYRAMGVGGVFILFMTGTAFTVGALSNVYFYETTSQIALSATAAGGAAPNVDRIIPLFITEAMPPWVMIVFLLSLLAAAMSTLSGQFHLIATSLAYDLIASRRGRGEKTLQWARMGTIMAFVVTLLLALQLPTSIIAIATALFFGLCASAFLPMYTAALYWSGVTRIGAASSMVAATITYLFLVLFIHEKEAAIFGLSELLFGVTTLASEPWTYIDPLVISLPVSTFILILVSLLTKETDSTIQTGPAVIRAFQQESMIHKKE; this is translated from the coding sequence ATGGATTCAACCCTGCTCTATGCAATGGCGATTTTGTACTTAGGAGCTACCGTTTATTTAGGTTATCTCGGTTATCGTCATACTCGCTCGGCTAAAGATTATATGATTGCAGGGGGGAACATACACCCCTTTCTTATGGCCATGGCTTATGGCTCCACTTTTATTTCTACCTCTGCCATCGTTGGCTTTGGTGGCGCTGCTGGTGTATACGGTTTGAGTCTACTCTGGTTAACGGTCTGTACCATTTTAGTCGGTGTTTTTATCGCCTTTATGTTTTACGGTGTCAAGACTCGTAAAATGGCTCACAGTCTCGGTGTACACTCTTTTCCAGAATTTCTAGGTGCTCGTTTTCAGTCGCCTTTTATACGACGTTTTTCTGCCGTAGTGATTTCTATATCCATGCCTCTTTATGCAGCCGCTGTTATGATTGGCGGTGCTCGCTATATGGAGCAAGCTCTAGCAATGAATTATCAGACGGCTTTGCTGATTTTTGCTGTTATTGTGATGGCCTATGTATTTTTTGGTGGTTTGCGTGGCGTTATTTACAACGATGCTTTGCAAAGTTCGATTATGTTTTTTGGTATGGTAACTTTGCTCATTCTCACCTACAAGCAACTTGGGGGCATTACTGTGGCCCACGAAAAGCTGCACAGCATGGTCGATCTGGTGCCGGCAGCCTTAGCAGAAAAAGGGCATATGGGCTGGGCATCTATGCCCCAATTTGGTTCTGAGATCTGGTGGTTTGTCATGTCTACCCTTGTCCTTGGCGTAGGTATTGGAGTACTTGCTCAGCCACAGCTGGCAGTTCGCTATATGACTGTGTCAAGTTCAAAAGAAATCTATCGAGCCATGGGAGTCGGTGGCGTTTTTATTCTTTTTATGACAGGAACGGCTTTCACCGTAGGGGCTCTATCAAACGTCTACTTCTACGAAACGACTTCCCAAATTGCACTCTCAGCTACAGCCGCTGGTGGAGCGGCCCCCAACGTGGATCGTATTATTCCTCTTTTTATCACAGAAGCCATGCCACCTTGGGTCATGATCGTTTTCTTACTTTCTTTGCTAGCCGCAGCCATGTCCACCTTAAGTGGTCAATTCCACTTAATTGCCACATCGTTAGCCTATGATCTCATTGCGTCACGTCGTGGTCGTGGTGAAAAGACTTTGCAATGGGCAAGAATGGGAACTATCATGGCTTTTGTCGTAACCTTGCTGTTGGCGCTTCAACTCCCCACAAGCATCATCGCCATTGCAACGGCGCTTTTCTTCGGCCTCTGTGCTTCCGCCTTTTTACCCATGTACACGGCAGCCCTTTATTGGTCCGGTGTCACTCGGATTGGAGCTGCTTCTAGTATGGTGGCGGCCACTATAACCTACCTGTTCTTAGTCTTATTCATTCATGAAAAAGAAGCCGCTATCTTCGGGCTTTCCGAACTGCTTTTTGGTGTGACCACGTTGGCTTCTGAACCATGGACCTATATTGATCCCCTTGTAATTAGCTTGCCTGTTAGTACTTTCATTTTAATTCTTGTTAGTTTGCTAACGAAAGAGACAGACTCAACGATACAGACGGGGCCTGCCGTAATCCGAGCGTTTCAACAAGAAAGTATGATCCATAAAAAAGAGTAG
- a CDS encoding O-methyltransferase, which yields MHQPNQFHEQLLAEMEKEAQEQYVPILSREGGHFLRWLVSLLQPRRLLEIGTAIGYSTYWLCQSLPPDGSIVTIEKDERRVERARLYLEKAGLLDRVTLLTGDAGEFLEQAEGPFDFVFLDGPKGQYPRYLESIERLTVPGSLLVADNLYLKGLAVGNRKPIRYTTMARRLKEYRQTIMESPHWDSQLLSVGDGFALSLRRS from the coding sequence ATGCATCAACCCAACCAATTCCATGAACAATTGCTTGCTGAAATGGAAAAGGAAGCGCAAGAGCAATACGTCCCTATTCTATCAAGAGAAGGCGGCCACTTTCTTCGTTGGCTGGTCTCATTGCTACAACCTCGTCGCCTTTTAGAGATCGGAACGGCCATTGGCTACTCCACCTACTGGCTTTGTCAGTCTCTTCCTCCCGACGGTTCCATTGTAACCATAGAAAAAGACGAGCGTCGTGTAGAGCGAGCTCGTCTTTACTTAGAAAAAGCGGGACTTCTCGATCGGGTTACTTTGCTCACGGGAGATGCCGGAGAATTTCTTGAGCAAGCGGAAGGTCCTTTCGACTTTGTTTTTCTAGATGGACCGAAAGGACAATACCCTCGTTATCTAGAAAGTATTGAAAGATTGACCGTACCTGGTTCTCTTCTCGTGGCTGATAATCTCTACTTAAAGGGCCTCGCTGTCGGCAATCGCAAGCCCATACGCTATACAACCATGGCACGGCGCTTGAAAGAGTATCGACAGACCATCATGGAGAGCCCGCACTGGGATAGCCAGCTTCTTTCTGTCGGTGATGGTTTTGCTTTGAGTTTGCGCCGCTCTTAG
- a CDS encoding copper amine oxidase N-terminal domain-containing protein, producing MRKVLLASALALALLFAPAAMAQEGLSQTISVYVDDQLLQTETAPVLQEGRVLLPYRAIGEKLGATLEYIAEDKTVVATKGDTIVSLVLGEKSICINGDAQEIDVPAQIIDDRTMVPVRALAQAFHAHIEWENGVVRIETATHRAMDLLVKSTAASAALDSYTFEGQIVINTAMTGLPEEAMSEEGTMNMDMNMTMVGYYEKPDRIYVKNKIIMPELEGLTEETLESISTETYSDGNYLYMRMTFEGTMPGMDEADQWMRYATFSDAYKELAKSAQDPLVAVEQMMDIGIEPIYVGDSIISGQKYYVIQFEITEEEYSNIMEFSHPFTNHTPQSMEEIEKLFENLELRMAYTYYINSETYLAESFTFEGMQKLTVDPGITMIQAFTGTASIKNLNEPVTFPIITDAIDMAELMDLQAEYLLPLEEESM from the coding sequence ATGAGAAAAGTACTGTTAGCTTCTGCGCTAGCATTGGCATTGCTTTTCGCGCCGGCTGCGATGGCGCAGGAAGGCCTATCTCAGACCATATCTGTCTACGTCGATGACCAACTCTTGCAAACAGAAACAGCACCGGTTCTGCAAGAAGGTCGTGTCTTACTTCCCTATCGAGCTATCGGTGAAAAGCTCGGCGCTACCCTGGAGTACATAGCAGAAGATAAAACCGTTGTAGCCACAAAAGGGGATACCATCGTCTCTTTGGTGCTAGGAGAGAAGAGCATTTGCATTAACGGAGATGCCCAAGAAATTGATGTACCTGCTCAAATCATAGATGACCGGACCATGGTTCCAGTGCGAGCCTTAGCGCAAGCCTTTCATGCCCATATAGAATGGGAAAATGGCGTTGTTCGCATTGAAACAGCAACGCATCGAGCGATGGACTTATTGGTCAAATCTACAGCGGCCAGTGCGGCTCTAGATAGTTATACTTTTGAAGGCCAGATTGTCATCAACACAGCAATGACAGGCTTGCCAGAAGAAGCAATGTCTGAAGAGGGCACCATGAACATGGATATGAACATGACGATGGTAGGCTACTATGAAAAACCAGATCGTATCTACGTAAAAAATAAGATTATCATGCCAGAACTAGAGGGACTTACAGAAGAAACGTTAGAAAGCATTTCCACAGAAACCTACTCCGATGGCAATTATCTCTACATGAGAATGACTTTTGAAGGCACTATGCCGGGCATGGACGAGGCCGATCAATGGATGCGTTATGCCACTTTCAGCGATGCTTATAAAGAATTGGCTAAAAGCGCCCAAGATCCTCTCGTCGCAGTGGAGCAGATGATGGATATAGGTATAGAGCCAATCTACGTAGGAGATAGCATCATCAGTGGGCAAAAATATTATGTCATTCAATTTGAGATTACGGAAGAAGAATATAGTAACATCATGGAGTTCAGCCATCCATTTACCAATCATACACCACAAAGCATGGAAGAGATAGAAAAGCTTTTTGAGAACCTTGAACTTCGCATGGCATATACCTACTATATCAACAGCGAAACCTATCTGGCCGAATCCTTTACCTTTGAAGGGATGCAGAAGCTTACGGTAGATCCTGGTATTACCATGATCCAAGCCTTTACCGGAACAGCATCCATCAAAAACCTGAACGAACCAGTAACATTCCCCATCATAACAGATGCCATTGATATGGCTGAATTGATGGATCTGCAAGCAGAGTATCTGCTACCCCTTGAAGAAGAGTCGATGTAG
- the uvrB gene encoding excinuclease ABC subunit UvrB yields the protein MEEKNEIPFQLKTEFTPKGDQPQAIEKLSQNIMAGMNHQTLLGATGTGKTFTMAAIIEKVQRPTLVLAHNKTLAAQLCAEFKEFFPDNAVEYFVSYYDYYQPEAYVPQSDTYIEKDASINDEIDKLRHSATAALIERRDVIIVASVSCIYGLGSPAEYLDQMISLWKGRTYDRDSLLRRLVEIQYSRNNVNFTRGTFRVRGDVVEVYPASYTEKAVRLEFFGDELERIREIDTLTGEILADRYHISIFPKSHYVTARDKLEIAIANIEAELEERLAEFKKQDKLLEAQRLAQRTRYDIEMLREMGFCTGIENYSRHLTFRQPGEAPYTLLHFFPKDFLLLIDESHVTVPQVGAMYAGDRSRKGTLIEHGFRLPSAADNRPLKFDEFEEMVNQAIYVSATPGNYEMEKSKQVVEQIIRPTGLIDPVIHIKPVQGQIDDLLHEIRERVKRDQRVLVTTLTKKMAEDLTAYLRQVGVRVRWMHSDVDAIERMEIIRDLRLGEFDVLVGINLLREGLDLPEVGLVAILDADKEGFLRSDRSLIQTIGRAARNVDGTVIMYADSITKSMQKAIDETNRRREIQLAYNEKHGIIPMTVKKAVRNILEATRAAEDHAPYQAGPSGSALARAASLLRQKEKVKDDPTVVVKELEKEMIEASKALEFERAALLRDLIIELKGGTPVAGKNTKGSTKSAGKSTAKGSRKSNSKEAEEASAKPKRRSKKKVE from the coding sequence ATGGAAGAGAAAAATGAAATTCCCTTTCAACTGAAAACAGAATTTACGCCAAAAGGCGATCAACCGCAGGCGATAGAAAAGCTAAGCCAAAATATTATGGCTGGCATGAATCATCAGACCTTGCTCGGTGCAACAGGCACCGGTAAAACTTTTACCATGGCCGCCATCATTGAGAAAGTACAACGTCCCACGCTCGTTCTTGCTCATAACAAGACCTTAGCTGCTCAGCTATGCGCAGAGTTTAAAGAATTTTTTCCTGACAATGCTGTTGAGTATTTTGTCAGTTACTATGATTACTATCAGCCAGAAGCTTACGTACCGCAATCCGATACCTATATTGAAAAAGACGCTTCCATTAACGATGAAATCGATAAGCTGCGCCACTCTGCCACAGCAGCTTTGATAGAACGTCGTGATGTTATTATTGTCGCTTCCGTATCTTGCATCTACGGCCTCGGTTCGCCTGCTGAATATCTTGATCAAATGATCTCTCTATGGAAAGGACGCACTTATGATCGCGATAGCCTATTGCGTCGTCTCGTAGAAATTCAATACAGTCGTAACAATGTCAACTTTACACGAGGCACCTTTCGCGTACGCGGTGATGTAGTCGAGGTCTATCCGGCTTCCTACACAGAAAAAGCAGTGCGCCTTGAGTTTTTTGGCGATGAGTTAGAGCGGATTCGTGAAATTGACACCTTAACCGGTGAAATTCTAGCAGATCGTTATCATATATCTATTTTCCCCAAATCACACTACGTCACAGCTCGAGACAAGCTAGAAATCGCCATTGCCAACATTGAAGCAGAACTGGAAGAACGACTTGCAGAGTTTAAAAAGCAAGATAAGCTACTAGAAGCGCAGCGCCTAGCCCAGCGCACTCGCTATGATATTGAAATGTTGCGGGAGATGGGTTTTTGCACAGGTATTGAAAACTACTCTCGTCACCTGACATTCCGGCAACCGGGCGAAGCACCTTATACATTGCTTCACTTTTTTCCGAAAGATTTTCTATTGCTCATCGATGAGTCCCATGTAACGGTGCCGCAAGTAGGCGCCATGTATGCAGGAGACCGCTCACGGAAAGGCACTTTGATTGAACACGGTTTCCGCTTGCCTTCTGCCGCCGACAATCGCCCTTTGAAGTTTGATGAGTTTGAAGAAATGGTCAATCAAGCCATTTATGTCTCAGCCACACCTGGTAACTATGAAATGGAAAAGAGCAAACAAGTGGTGGAGCAGATCATTCGCCCCACCGGCCTTATCGATCCTGTCATTCATATCAAGCCTGTCCAAGGGCAAATCGATGATCTTTTACATGAGATTCGAGAAAGAGTGAAAAGGGATCAACGCGTTCTCGTTACCACACTGACCAAAAAAATGGCAGAAGATCTAACGGCCTATCTTCGTCAAGTCGGCGTCCGCGTACGCTGGATGCATTCCGATGTAGATGCCATTGAACGCATGGAGATCATCCGAGACCTTCGTTTGGGAGAATTTGACGTACTCGTTGGCATCAACTTATTGCGCGAAGGTCTCGATCTTCCCGAAGTAGGTCTTGTTGCCATTTTAGATGCCGATAAAGAAGGTTTTCTCCGCTCCGATCGCTCCCTGATTCAAACGATTGGCCGCGCTGCTCGTAACGTAGATGGCACTGTCATTATGTACGCCGACAGTATCACCAAATCAATGCAAAAAGCCATCGACGAAACGAATCGTCGCCGAGAAATACAACTGGCTTACAATGAAAAGCACGGTATTATTCCCATGACGGTGAAAAAAGCAGTACGCAACATCTTAGAAGCGACAAGAGCAGCGGAAGATCATGCACCATACCAAGCCGGTCCTTCTGGCAGCGCCTTAGCTCGAGCTGCATCACTGCTTCGTCAAAAAGAAAAAGTCAAAGACGATCCAACTGTTGTCGTCAAAGAACTAGAAAAAGAAATGATCGAAGCTTCCAAAGCCCTTGAGTTCGAAAGAGCCGCTCTTTTACGAGATCTTATCATTGAGCTCAAAGGCGGCACGCCAGTTGCAGGTAAAAATACAAAAGGTTCAACAAAAAGCGCAGGAAAAAGTACAGCAAAAGGCTCAAGAAAAAGCAATTCCAAAGAAGCGGAAGAAGCTTCTGCAAAACCAAAAAGACGGAGCAAGAAAAAAGTAGAGTAA